In the genome of Xanthomonas translucens pv. cerealis, one region contains:
- a CDS encoding 16S rRNA (uracil(1498)-N(3))-methyltransferase has translation MRLTRCHVALPLREGEDMVLPEDVAGHLLRVLRLHAGDRCVLFNGDGCDYDAELLQVGKRGASARIGAAQPVHNESPLAITLLQGVARGEKMDLILQKATELGVAAIVPVWAERTEVKLDAARTDKRVAHWRSVVISACEQSGRARVPSLAAPLALADAAAGVAGTQPKLTLDPQGEHRLRTLDIAGNAATIAIGPEGGWSPRDRAALHAAGFAGLRLGPRILRTETAGLTAIAALQARCGDL, from the coding sequence ATGCGCCTGACCCGCTGCCATGTCGCGCTGCCGCTGCGCGAAGGCGAGGACATGGTGTTGCCCGAGGACGTGGCCGGACACCTGCTGCGCGTACTGCGGCTGCACGCAGGCGACCGCTGCGTGCTGTTCAACGGCGACGGCTGCGACTACGACGCCGAACTGCTGCAGGTCGGCAAGCGCGGCGCCAGCGCGCGGATCGGCGCGGCGCAGCCCGTACACAACGAATCGCCACTGGCGATCACCCTGCTGCAGGGCGTGGCGCGCGGCGAGAAGATGGACCTGATCCTGCAGAAGGCGACCGAACTGGGCGTGGCCGCGATCGTACCGGTCTGGGCCGAGCGCACCGAGGTGAAGCTGGATGCGGCACGCACGGACAAGCGCGTGGCGCACTGGCGCAGCGTCGTGATCTCGGCCTGCGAACAGTCCGGCCGCGCGCGCGTGCCCAGCCTGGCCGCGCCGCTGGCGCTGGCCGACGCCGCCGCTGGCGTGGCCGGCACGCAGCCGAAGCTCACTCTCGATCCGCAAGGCGAACACCGGCTGCGCACGCTGGACATCGCCGGCAACGCGGCGACGATCGCGATCGGCCCGGAGGGCGGCTGGTCGCCGCGCGACCGCGCCGCGCTGCACGCCGCCGGCTTCGCCGGCCTGCGCCTGGGACCGCGCATCCTGCGCACCGAGACCGCCGGTCTGACCGCGATCGCCGCATTGCAGGCGCGCTGCGGCGACCTGTGA
- the cysQ gene encoding 3'(2'),5'-bisphosphate nucleotidase CysQ: MIRITADLRETVIAIAIDAAAAIMAVYATSFDVEHKADASPLTQADLAAHRIIVEGLERLTPDLPVLSEESAQIPWDVREHWTSYWLVDPLDGTREFVKRNGEFSVNIALIHLGAPVFGVVQAPVDGRLWHAVRGEQGYRRDGFRDTALNTRRPASAPLRVAASRSHRDPRTDALLLRMGETEVVAQGSSLKFCRIADGELDVYPRFGPTSEWDTAAGQCVLQAAGGTLLAAATGKPFRYNRRASLLNGDFIALGDPALPWRTWLG; encoded by the coding sequence ATGATCCGCATCACCGCCGACCTGCGTGAAACCGTCATCGCCATCGCCATCGACGCCGCCGCGGCGATCATGGCGGTCTACGCCACCAGCTTCGACGTCGAGCACAAGGCCGACGCCAGTCCGTTGACGCAGGCCGACCTGGCCGCGCACCGGATCATCGTCGAAGGTCTGGAACGGCTGACCCCCGACCTGCCGGTGCTGTCCGAGGAGTCGGCGCAGATCCCCTGGGACGTACGCGAGCACTGGACCAGCTACTGGCTGGTGGACCCGCTCGACGGCACCCGCGAGTTCGTCAAGCGTAATGGCGAGTTCAGCGTCAACATCGCGCTGATCCACCTGGGCGCGCCGGTGTTCGGCGTGGTCCAGGCGCCGGTCGATGGCCGCCTCTGGCACGCGGTGCGCGGCGAGCAGGGGTACCGCCGCGACGGTTTCCGCGACACCGCGCTGAACACGCGGCGCCCGGCCAGTGCGCCGCTGCGGGTGGCGGCCAGCCGCTCGCACCGCGATCCGCGCACCGACGCGCTGCTGCTGCGCATGGGCGAGACCGAGGTGGTCGCGCAGGGCTCGTCGCTGAAGTTCTGCCGCATCGCCGATGGCGAGCTGGACGTGTACCCGCGCTTCGGCCCGACCTCCGAATGGGACACCGCCGCCGGCCAATGCGTGCTGCAGGCCGCCGGCGGCACGCTGCTTGCCGCCGCGACCGGCAAGCCGTTCCGCTACAACCGTCGCGCATCGCTGCTCAACGGCGATTTCATTGCGCTGGGCGATCCGGCGCTGCCTTGGCGGACCTGGCTGGGCTGA
- the bioA gene encoding adenosylmethionine--8-amino-7-oxononanoate transaminase: protein MLTDLTASQTAAAWRQRDLAVLWHPCTQMREHPHTLPLLPIARGEGAWLIDHEGNRYLDAVSSWWTNLFGHSEPRIAAAIAAQATQLEQVMLAGFSHAPAVELAEQLLALAPRQDGRAPLAKVFYADNGSAGVEVALKMAFHYFHNRGETRRTRFVALENGYHGETIGALAVGDIPLYRRVYAPLLCEALFAPSPDAYLAAPGQSARQRADAAADALADLFDRHPGEICAVILEPRLQCAGGMRMHDPAYLRRARELCDANGAFLIADEIATGFGRTGTLFACEQAGVMPDLLCLSKGLTGGFLPLSAVLATQHLYDAFLDDSRERAFLHSHSYTGNPLACAAALACLRIFQQDDVIARNRSTAETLRALSAPFNDHPHVADVRQAGMVVAFELTRNGDKRTPFAAGARVGLCAYRAALQRGVVLRPLGDVLYWMPPYCVDDAQLALLAETTLAAIDEAVACA, encoded by the coding sequence ATGCTAACAGACCTGACTGCATCACAGACTGCCGCTGCATGGCGGCAACGCGACCTGGCCGTGTTGTGGCACCCCTGCACGCAGATGCGCGAGCATCCGCACACCCTGCCGCTACTGCCGATCGCCCGCGGCGAAGGCGCCTGGCTGATCGATCACGAAGGCAACCGCTACCTGGATGCGGTGAGCAGTTGGTGGACCAATCTGTTCGGCCACAGCGAGCCGCGCATCGCCGCGGCCATCGCTGCGCAGGCCACCCAGCTGGAACAGGTGATGCTGGCCGGCTTCAGCCACGCCCCGGCGGTGGAACTGGCCGAGCAATTGCTGGCGCTGGCGCCGCGCCAGGACGGGCGTGCGCCGCTGGCCAAGGTGTTCTACGCCGACAACGGTTCGGCCGGGGTCGAAGTGGCGCTGAAGATGGCGTTCCACTATTTCCACAACCGCGGCGAGACCCGCCGCACCCGCTTCGTCGCGCTGGAGAACGGCTATCACGGCGAGACCATCGGCGCGCTGGCGGTCGGCGACATCCCGCTGTACCGGCGGGTGTACGCGCCGCTGCTGTGCGAAGCGCTATTCGCGCCCTCGCCCGACGCCTACCTGGCCGCGCCGGGACAGAGCGCACGGCAGCGCGCCGATGCCGCCGCCGATGCGCTGGCCGACCTGTTCGACCGCCATCCGGGCGAGATCTGCGCGGTGATCCTGGAGCCGCGCCTGCAGTGCGCCGGCGGCATGCGCATGCACGACCCGGCCTACCTGCGCCGCGCGCGCGAACTGTGCGACGCCAACGGCGCATTCCTGATCGCCGACGAAATCGCCACAGGCTTCGGCCGCACCGGCACCCTGTTCGCCTGCGAGCAGGCCGGAGTGATGCCGGACCTGCTGTGCCTGTCCAAGGGCCTGACGGGCGGCTTCCTGCCGCTGTCGGCGGTGCTGGCCACGCAACACCTGTACGACGCCTTCCTCGACGATAGCCGCGAGCGCGCCTTCCTGCACTCGCACAGCTACACCGGCAATCCGCTGGCCTGCGCCGCCGCGCTGGCCTGCCTGCGCATCTTCCAGCAGGACGACGTGATCGCGCGCAACCGCAGCACCGCCGAAACCCTGCGCGCGCTGTCGGCGCCGTTCAACGACCACCCGCACGTGGCCGACGTGCGCCAGGCCGGGATGGTGGTGGCGTTCGAACTGACCCGCAATGGCGACAAGCGCACCCCATTCGCGGCCGGCGCACGGGTCGGCCTGTGCGCGTACCGCGCCGCGCTGCAGCGCGGCGTGGTGCTGCGCCCGCTGGGCGACGTGCTGTACTGGATGCCGCCGTACTGCGTGGACGATGCGCAACTGGCACTGCTCGCCGAGACCACCCTGGCCGCGATCGACGAGGCCGTGGCATGCGCCTGA
- the nudE gene encoding ADP compounds hydrolase NudE yields the protein MSRPLPIIHALRERGESAMERKVEELDLEFSNGERRVFHRLTSPGHGAVVVVPMLDAQTVLLVREYAAGVHRYELGLVKGRIDAGETPLQAADRELKEEAGYGARQLQVLRAMTLAPTYMSHQSWLVLAQDLYPEKLAGDEPEELEVVPWKLAELDQLMLREDFSEGRSLAALFIAREWLGRAG from the coding sequence GTGAGCCGTCCGTTGCCGATCATCCATGCCTTGCGCGAGCGCGGCGAGTCCGCGATGGAGCGCAAGGTCGAGGAGCTGGACCTGGAGTTCAGCAACGGTGAACGGCGCGTGTTCCACCGGCTGACATCCCCCGGCCACGGCGCGGTGGTGGTGGTGCCGATGCTGGACGCGCAGACCGTGCTGCTGGTGCGCGAGTACGCCGCCGGCGTGCACCGCTACGAGCTGGGCCTGGTCAAGGGCCGCATCGACGCGGGCGAGACGCCGCTGCAGGCGGCCGACCGCGAGCTCAAGGAAGAGGCCGGCTACGGCGCGCGGCAGCTGCAGGTGCTGCGCGCGATGACCTTGGCGCCCACGTATATGAGCCATCAGTCCTGGCTGGTGCTGGCGCAAGACCTCTATCCCGAAAAACTGGCCGGCGACGAGCCGGAGGAACTTGAAGTGGTGCCCTGGAAACTGGCTGAACTGGATCAACTGATGTTGCGTGAGGATTTTTCCGAAGGGCGTTCGCTGGCGGCGCTGTTCATCGCCCGCGAGTGGCTGGGTCGTGCCGGATGA
- the gcvH gene encoding glycine cleavage system protein GcvH, whose protein sequence is MSEIPGDLKFLKSHEWARVEGNGRVTVGISEHAQGLLGDLVYVELPSVGDEVVAGNGVAVVESVKAASDVYSPLTGKVVEVNAALSDKPETINEDAYGEGWIFVLEIADPEQLNELLTPDDYAELLEEDGH, encoded by the coding sequence ATGAGCGAGATCCCTGGCGACCTCAAATTTCTCAAGTCCCATGAATGGGCGCGCGTCGAAGGCAACGGGCGCGTCACTGTCGGCATCTCCGAGCACGCCCAGGGCCTGCTCGGCGATCTGGTCTACGTCGAGCTGCCCAGCGTCGGCGACGAGGTCGTGGCCGGCAACGGCGTGGCTGTGGTCGAGTCGGTGAAGGCCGCCTCGGACGTGTACAGCCCGCTCACCGGCAAGGTGGTCGAGGTCAATGCCGCGCTCAGCGACAAGCCGGAGACGATCAACGAGGACGCGTACGGCGAAGGCTGGATCTTCGTGCTGGAGATCGCCGACCCGGAGCAGTTGAACGAACTGCTGACCCCGGACGACTACGCCGAGCTGCTCGAGGAAGACGGCCACTGA
- the gcvT gene encoding glycine cleavage system aminomethyltransferase GcvT: MTQKTILNDSHRALGAKMVDFGGWDMPIHYGSQIDEHHQVRRDAGMFDVSHMTVVDLHGAQVRAFLRHLLANSVDKLKLPGKALYTCMLNPQGGVIDDLIVYYMSDTFFRLVVNAATRSKDLAWIGAQAQAFGVDVREREDFAMIAVQGPNARAKAIGLLRADDRAAVQKLGRFAAFEATSTDGVALFVARTGYTGEDGFEIVLPQAQAVAFWNALLEAGVKPAGLGARDTLRLEAGMNLYGQDMDDSVSPYEAALAWTVALDEGRVFIGRDVLEAQKAKGPPRQMIGLVMDDKGVLRHGQKVLTAQGEGEILSGTFSPTLGKAIAFARVPAGEPGQVRVDIRGKEAPVRVVKFPFVREGQVQPGVLE; this comes from the coding sequence ATGACCCAGAAGACCATCCTCAACGACAGCCATCGCGCCCTCGGTGCCAAGATGGTCGACTTCGGCGGCTGGGACATGCCGATCCACTACGGTTCGCAGATCGACGAGCACCACCAGGTGCGCCGCGACGCCGGCATGTTCGATGTCAGCCACATGACCGTGGTCGATCTGCACGGCGCGCAGGTGCGCGCGTTCCTGCGCCATCTGCTGGCCAACTCGGTGGACAAGCTGAAGCTGCCGGGCAAGGCGCTGTACACCTGCATGCTCAACCCGCAGGGCGGGGTGATCGACGACCTGATCGTCTATTACATGTCCGATACCTTCTTCCGCCTGGTGGTCAACGCCGCGACGCGCAGCAAGGACCTGGCCTGGATCGGCGCGCAGGCGCAGGCGTTCGGCGTGGACGTGCGCGAGCGCGAGGACTTCGCGATGATCGCGGTGCAGGGGCCGAATGCGCGCGCCAAGGCGATCGGCCTGCTGCGCGCGGACGATCGCGCCGCAGTGCAGAAGCTGGGCCGCTTCGCCGCGTTCGAAGCCACCTCGACCGACGGCGTGGCGCTGTTCGTCGCGCGCACCGGCTACACCGGCGAGGACGGCTTCGAGATCGTGCTGCCGCAGGCGCAGGCGGTGGCGTTCTGGAACGCGCTGCTGGAAGCGGGGGTCAAGCCGGCCGGGCTGGGCGCGCGCGACACGCTGCGCCTGGAGGCCGGCATGAACCTGTACGGGCAGGACATGGACGACAGCGTGTCGCCGTACGAAGCCGCGTTGGCCTGGACCGTGGCGCTGGACGAAGGCCGCGTGTTCATCGGCCGCGACGTGCTCGAGGCGCAGAAGGCCAAGGGCCCGCCGCGGCAGATGATCGGCCTGGTGATGGACGACAAGGGCGTGCTGCGCCACGGGCAGAAGGTGCTCACTGCGCAGGGCGAAGGCGAGATCCTGTCCGGCACGTTCTCGCCGACGCTGGGCAAGGCGATCGCGTTCGCGCGCGTGCCGGCCGGCGAACCGGGGCAGGTGCGGGTGGACATCCGCGGTAAGGAAGCGCCGGTGCGCGTGGTCAAGTTCCCGTTCGTGCGCGAAGGCCAGGTCCAGCCCGGCGTCCTCGAGTGA
- a CDS encoding YnfA family protein, whose protein sequence is MKTLLLFVLTALAEIVGCYLPYLWLREHGSAWLLLPAAASLAAFVWLLSLHPEASGRVYAAYGGVYIAVALLWLWALQSIRPTRWDLLGAGLCLLGMAVIMFAPRQA, encoded by the coding sequence GTGAAGACGCTGCTGCTGTTCGTGCTGACCGCGCTGGCCGAGATCGTCGGCTGCTACCTGCCGTACCTGTGGCTGCGCGAGCACGGCAGCGCGTGGCTGTTGCTGCCGGCGGCGGCCAGCCTGGCCGCGTTCGTGTGGCTGTTGAGCCTGCACCCGGAGGCCAGCGGCCGTGTCTACGCCGCGTACGGCGGTGTGTACATCGCGGTGGCGCTGCTGTGGCTGTGGGCGCTGCAGTCGATCCGGCCCACGCGCTGGGACCTGCTCGGCGCCGGCCTGTGCCTGCTCGGGATGGCGGTGATCATGTTTGCGCCACGGCAGGCCTGA
- a CDS encoding SPFH domain-containing protein: MPSTYFLALVILVAGVIVLFKTVRVVPQGFQWTVERFGRYTHTLSPGLHFLIPVVYGLGRKVNMMEQVLDVPSQDVITKDNAVVRVDGVVFFQVLDAAKAAYEVSNLEIATIALVQTNIRTVIGSMDLDESLSQRETINAQLLNVVDHATNPWGIKVTRIEIRDIQPPRDLIDSMARQMKAEREKRAQILEAEGSRQSEILRAEGEKQAAVLEAEGRKEAAFRDAEARERLAEAEARATTMVSKAIAEGDVQAINYFIAQKYVEAFKELATAPNQKFVLMPMESSGIIGSIAGIGELAREALSKQQSAPPAVPRGMPPRSGV, translated from the coding sequence ATGCCATCCACTTATTTCCTCGCCCTGGTGATCCTGGTCGCGGGCGTGATCGTGCTGTTCAAGACCGTGCGCGTGGTGCCGCAGGGGTTCCAGTGGACGGTGGAGCGCTTCGGCCGCTACACCCATACCCTGTCGCCCGGCCTGCACTTCCTGATTCCGGTGGTCTACGGCCTTGGCCGCAAGGTCAACATGATGGAGCAGGTGCTGGACGTGCCCAGCCAGGACGTGATCACCAAGGACAACGCGGTGGTGCGGGTGGACGGTGTGGTGTTCTTCCAGGTACTGGATGCGGCCAAGGCCGCCTATGAAGTGTCGAACCTGGAGATCGCCACCATCGCGTTGGTGCAGACCAACATCCGTACCGTGATCGGCTCGATGGACCTGGACGAATCGCTGAGCCAGCGCGAGACGATCAACGCACAGCTGCTCAACGTGGTCGACCATGCGACCAATCCGTGGGGCATCAAGGTCACCCGCATCGAGATCCGCGACATCCAGCCGCCGCGCGACCTGATCGATTCGATGGCGCGGCAGATGAAGGCCGAGCGCGAGAAGCGCGCGCAGATCCTCGAGGCAGAGGGCTCGCGGCAGTCGGAGATCCTGCGCGCCGAGGGCGAGAAGCAGGCCGCGGTGCTGGAGGCCGAAGGCCGCAAGGAAGCCGCGTTCCGCGACGCCGAAGCGCGCGAGCGCCTGGCCGAGGCCGAAGCGCGCGCCACCACCATGGTGTCCAAGGCGATCGCCGAGGGCGACGTGCAGGCGATCAACTACTTCATCGCGCAGAAGTATGTGGAGGCGTTCAAGGAACTGGCCACCGCGCCGAACCAGAAGTTCGTGCTGATGCCGATGGAGTCCAGCGGCATCATCGGCTCGATCGCCGGCATCGGCGAACTGGCGCGCGAGGCGCTGAGCAAGCAGCAGTCCGCGCCGCCGGCGGTGCCGCGCGGCATGCCGCCGCGCAGCGGAGTCTGA
- a CDS encoding NfeD family protein, giving the protein MRPEVVAWGALTLLLFAAEALAPGAFMLWMGFAAAAVFVAVLVLPDIALLLQIGAFVVLSFVSIQVYRTWFRGRDRVSDRPLLNRRAEQLIGRVVMLDQPIQAGRGRAKVDDAFWVVGGPDLPAGSTVRIVGVDGMTLLVQAE; this is encoded by the coding sequence ATGCGCCCCGAGGTGGTGGCATGGGGCGCGCTGACCTTGCTGCTGTTCGCGGCCGAAGCGCTGGCGCCGGGCGCGTTCATGCTGTGGATGGGCTTCGCCGCCGCGGCGGTGTTCGTGGCCGTACTGGTGCTGCCGGACATCGCGCTGCTGCTGCAGATCGGCGCGTTCGTGGTGCTCAGCTTCGTCTCGATCCAGGTGTACCGCACCTGGTTCCGCGGCCGCGACCGGGTCAGCGACCGGCCGCTGCTCAACCGCCGCGCCGAGCAGTTGATCGGCCGGGTGGTGATGCTGGACCAGCCGATCCAGGCCGGCCGCGGCCGCGCCAAGGTCGACGACGCGTTCTGGGTGGTCGGCGGCCCCGATCTGCCTGCCGGTAGCACGGTGCGCATCGTCGGGGTGGATGGGATGACGTTGTTGGTGCAGGCGGAGTGA
- a CDS encoding EamA family transporter, whose protein sequence is MAWLVLVNSIGGVALLFLLSRHGAATQVASLSFLMPQVTAVFGHVLRGAHLTAPKLCGFALAALGVWLAGRAR, encoded by the coding sequence ATGGCGTGGCTGGTGCTGGTCAATTCGATCGGCGGCGTTGCGTTGCTGTTCCTGCTGTCGCGGCACGGCGCCGCGACCCAGGTGGCGAGCCTGTCCTTCCTGATGCCGCAGGTGACCGCGGTGTTCGGACACGTCCTGCGCGGCGCGCACCTGACCGCGCCGAAGCTGTGCGGCTTCGCGCTGGCGGCGCTGGGCGTGTGGCTGGCAGGGCGCGCGCGGTGA
- a CDS encoding serine hydrolase domain-containing protein — protein sequence MATGLLGALLPFAMSSTAQTPAPSQPLPPPIYTEATRYTSPTQPLPYRASLPDSKVLPLAKGFDVASLEAMAEQLTYGERVPGLAVAIVHNGQVISARGYGVTDVNHPQPVNAHTVFRLASLSKAFAGTMAGLLVNDGTLRWDSKVTDYVPGFQLSDPVASRQLKVADLLSHRVGLTYNAYDRDVESNTDYYTLSHKLAYAPLKCAPGECYAYQNVAFSLIGDVVFAASGSFYEQSVERRIFKPLGMNDASMGLAGIQASPSWARPHVRSRNGWVSLMPKPTYYRLAPAAGVNASISDMAQWLIAHTGHRPDVLPAPLLATLHAPLILTPGEMRSGWRRERVNSASYALGWRIFDYSGHQVVFHAGAVQGYRGLVALVPERDLGVAILWNGESGLPSGLLPTILDRAIGLPAQRWLDVDTDFGSDNMMAERPDPKDKKGASASKSTASPR from the coding sequence GTGGCAACCGGGTTGCTCGGGGCATTGCTGCCCTTTGCGATGTCCTCCACCGCGCAGACGCCGGCGCCCTCGCAACCGCTGCCGCCGCCGATCTACACCGAGGCCACGCGCTATACCTCGCCGACCCAGCCGCTGCCGTACCGCGCCTCGTTGCCGGACAGCAAGGTGCTGCCGCTGGCCAAGGGCTTCGATGTCGCCAGCCTGGAAGCGATGGCAGAGCAGCTCACCTACGGCGAGCGCGTGCCCGGCCTGGCGGTGGCGATCGTGCACAACGGCCAGGTGATCAGCGCGCGCGGCTATGGCGTCACCGACGTCAACCACCCCCAGCCAGTCAATGCACACACCGTGTTCCGCCTTGCCTCGCTGTCCAAGGCCTTCGCCGGTACCATGGCCGGCCTGCTGGTCAACGACGGCACCCTGCGCTGGGACAGCAAGGTCACCGACTACGTGCCCGGTTTCCAGCTCAGCGACCCGGTCGCCTCGCGCCAATTGAAGGTGGCCGACCTGCTCAGCCATCGCGTCGGCCTGACCTACAATGCCTACGACCGCGATGTCGAGTCCAACACCGACTACTACACGCTCAGTCACAAGCTCGCCTACGCCCCGCTCAAGTGCGCGCCCGGCGAGTGCTACGCCTACCAGAACGTGGCCTTCAGCCTGATTGGCGACGTGGTGTTCGCTGCCTCCGGCAGCTTCTACGAGCAGTCGGTGGAGCGCCGCATCTTCAAGCCGCTGGGCATGAACGACGCCAGCATGGGCCTGGCCGGGATCCAGGCCAGCCCGAGCTGGGCGCGCCCGCACGTGCGCAGCCGCAACGGCTGGGTGTCGCTGATGCCCAAGCCCACTTACTACCGGCTGGCCCCGGCGGCCGGCGTCAACGCCAGCATCAGCGACATGGCGCAGTGGCTGATCGCGCATACCGGGCACCGTCCGGACGTGCTGCCGGCGCCGCTGCTGGCGACCCTGCATGCGCCGCTGATCCTCACCCCCGGCGAGATGCGCTCGGGCTGGCGCCGCGAGCGGGTCAATTCGGCCAGCTACGCGCTTGGCTGGCGCATCTTCGATTACTCGGGCCACCAGGTGGTGTTCCATGCCGGTGCGGTGCAGGGCTATCGCGGCCTGGTCGCGCTGGTGCCGGAACGCGACCTGGGCGTGGCGATCCTGTGGAACGGCGAGAGCGGCCTGCCCTCCGGCCTGCTGCCGACCATCCTGGACCGCGCGATCGGCCTGCCCGCACAGCGCTGGCTGGACGTGGACACCGACTTCGGCAGCGACAACATGATGGCCGAGCGTCCGGATCCGAAGGACAAGAAGGGCGCCTCCGCGTCCAAGTCGACGGCATCGCCGCGCTGA
- the mazG gene encoding nucleoside triphosphate pyrophosphohydrolase produces the protein MARLRDREHGCPWDLEQDFASIAAYTIEEAYEVADAIDRNDLGELKDELGDLLLQVVFHAQMAREQGAFGFDDVVTAICDKMVRRHPHVFGDSQVADAEQQTLNWERIKRNERAAAGKTDRSALAGIARGLPEWQRAVKLQARAARVGFDWPGPQPVLEKLQEELEEVRAEFARGAVQDNQARLQDEIGDLLFVCANLARHAQVDVGAALRHANQKFERRFRAMEQLAQHDGGALDGLSLQQQEAYWQRAKRQERDAAQE, from the coding sequence ATGGCGCGCCTGCGCGATCGCGAGCACGGCTGTCCCTGGGACCTGGAACAGGATTTCGCCAGCATCGCCGCGTACACGATCGAAGAGGCGTACGAGGTGGCCGACGCGATCGACCGCAACGACCTGGGCGAGCTGAAGGACGAACTCGGCGACCTGCTGCTGCAAGTGGTGTTCCATGCGCAGATGGCACGCGAGCAGGGCGCCTTCGGCTTCGACGACGTGGTGACCGCGATCTGCGACAAGATGGTGCGCCGGCACCCGCACGTGTTCGGCGACAGCCAGGTCGCCGACGCCGAGCAGCAGACGCTGAACTGGGAACGGATCAAGCGCAACGAGCGCGCCGCGGCCGGCAAGACCGACCGTTCGGCGCTGGCCGGGATCGCGCGCGGCCTGCCGGAATGGCAGCGCGCGGTGAAGCTGCAGGCGCGCGCGGCGCGGGTCGGTTTCGACTGGCCGGGGCCGCAGCCGGTGCTGGAAAAGTTGCAGGAAGAGCTGGAGGAAGTGCGTGCGGAATTCGCGCGCGGCGCAGTGCAGGACAACCAGGCGCGGCTGCAGGACGAGATCGGCGACCTGCTGTTCGTCTGCGCCAATCTCGCGCGCCACGCCCAGGTCGATGTCGGCGCTGCGCTGCGCCATGCCAACCAGAAATTCGAACGCCGTTTCCGCGCGATGGAGCAGCTGGCGCAGCACGATGGCGGCGCGCTGGACGGCTTGTCGCTGCAGCAGCAGGAAGCGTACTGGCAGCGCGCCAAGCGCCAGGAACGCGACGCGGCGCAGGAGTGA